A region of the Massilia sp. erpn genome:
TATGGTGTTTGAGCGCGCCGGCGACGTGCAGCGCGATCAGGGCCAGCAGCAGATAGCCCAGGTAGCCGTGCAGGGCTTGGCCCAGGTCGGACCAGGCGGCATTGAGAGGAATCGCCTGGCCGGGTTTATCCGGCGCGTAATTGGCGGGGAAGATTTCCCAGCCGAAGATGCCAAAGCCATGCCCGCTGGCGCCGGAGAACAGCATGCCGGTCAGCGGCATGGCCAGGGTTCCCAGCAACAGCAGCCAATGCACGGTTTTGGCGGCCAGGTGTTCGAAGCGGGAAAATTCGCGCACCGGCTTGGGCAGACCGTTGACGATGCGCCATGCCACACGCGCGATGATTAGCGTGAAGATCAGCAGGCCGATCGATTTATGGATGTGGTACAGCGGCCAGGCTTCGGTCTGCACCATATAAATGCCCA
Encoded here:
- a CDS encoding cytochrome b, which encodes MDTEKKLSGLTVALHWLVALSILTLCGVGIYMVQTEAWPLYHIHKSIGLLIFTLIIARVAWRIVNGLPKPVREFSRFEHLAAKTVHWLLLLGTLAMPLTGMLFSGASGHGFGIFGWEIFPANYAPDKPGQAIPLNAAWSDLGQALHGYLGYLLLALIALHVAGALKHHILDKDHTLSRMLGRRAE